Proteins co-encoded in one Brassica rapa cultivar Chiifu-401-42 chromosome A02, CAAS_Brap_v3.01, whole genome shotgun sequence genomic window:
- the LOC103854027 gene encoding glutamate decarboxylase 4 — protein MVLSKTASESDVSIHSTFASRYVRTSLPRFEMPENSIPKEAAYQIINDELMLDGNPRLNLASFVTTWMEPECDKLMMESINKNYVDMDEYPVTTELQNRCVNMIARLFNAPLGDGEAAVGVGTVGSSEAIMLAGLAFKRQWQNKRKAQGLPYDKPNIVTGANVQVCWEKFARYFEVELKEVKLREGYYVMDPEKAVELVDENTICVAAILGSTLTGEFEDVKLLNDLLVEKNKQTGWDTGIHVDAASGGFIAPFLYPELEWDFRLPLVKSINVSGHKYGLVYAGIGWVVWRTKSDLPDELIFHINYLGADQPTFTLNFSKGSSQVIAQYYQLIRLGFEGYRNVMENCRENMMVLRQGLEKTGRFNIVSKENGVPLVAFSLKDSSRHDEFEVAETLRRFGWIVPAYTMPADAQHVTVLRVVIREDFSRTLAERLVADFEKVLHELDTLPARVHAKMANGKANGVKKTEEETTREVTAYWKKFVETKKSNKNRIC, from the exons ATGGTTTTGTCTAAGACAGCTTCGGAATCTGATGTTTCAATCCATTCAACTTTTGCTTCTCGTTACGTCCGTACCTCTCTGCCACG ATTTGAGATGCCTGAGAACTCGATCCCAAAGGAAGCAGCGTACCAAATCATCAACGACGAGCTAATGCTCGACGGTAACCCTAGGCTTAACCTAGCCTCATTCGTGACCACGTGGATGGAGCCAGAGTGTGACAAGCTCATGATGGAATCCATCAACAAGAACTACGTCGACATGGATGAGTACCCTGTCACCACCGAGCTTCAGAACCGATGCGTCAACATGATCGCGCGTCTCTTCAACGCACCGCTCGGTGACGGTGAGGCTGCGGTTGGCGTCGGCACCGTGGGATCATCGGAGGCGATTATGTTGGCTGGTTTGGCCTTTAAGAGACAATGGCAGAATAAGCGTAAGGCTCAAGGGCTTCCTTATGATAAGCCCAATATCGTAACCGGAGCTAATGTTCAG GTTTGCTGGGAGAAGTTCGCAAGGTATTTCGAGGTGGAGCTTAAAGAAGTGAAGCTAAGAGAAGGATACTACGTGATGGACCCTGAGAAGGCGGTCGAATTGGTAGACGAGAACACAATCTGTGTTGCAGCCATTCTCGGTTCAACGTTAACCGGAGAGTTCGAAGACGTTAAGCTCCTTAACGACCTCCTAGTCGAGAAAAACAAGCAAACCGG ATGGGATACGGGGATCCATGTGGATGCAGCGAGTGGTGGGTTTATTGCTCCTTTCTTGTATCCAGAGCTGGAGTGGGATTTCCGGTTACCATTGGTTAAGAGCATAAATGTGAGTGGTCACAAATACGGTTTGGTTTACGCTGGAATCGGTTGGGTTGTATGGAGAACCAAATCCGATTTGCCTGATGAACTTATCTTCCATATCAATTATCTTGGCGCTGACCAACCGACCTTCACTCTCAACTTCTCCAAAG GTTCAAGTCAAGTGATTGCTCAGTACTACCAGCTGATTCGTCTTGGATTCGAG GGATATCGCAACGTGATGGAAAATTGTCGTGAAAACATGATGGTCCTAAGACAAGGATTAGAGAAGACAGGACGTTTCAACATAGTCTCCAAGGAAAACGGTGTTCCATTAGTGGCGTTTTCATTAAAAGACAGTAGTCGCCACGACGAGTTCGAAGTGGCTGAGACTCTCCGTCGCTTTGGGTGGATTGTTCCGGCCTACACGATGCCCGCGGATGCTCAACATGTCACCGTCCTCCGAGTGGTGATTCGAGAAGATTTCTCTCGAACCTTAGCCGAGAGGTTGGTCGCAGACTTCGAGAAGGTGCTTCACGAGCTTGATACGCTTCCGGCAAGGGTTCACGCTAAGATGGCCAACGGAAAAGCTAACGGTGTTAAGAAGACTGAGGAGGAAACCACGAGGGAAGTTACTGCGTATTGGAAGAAGTTTGTGGAGACAAAGAAGAGTAACAAGAACAGGATTTGCTAA